The Magnolia sinica isolate HGM2019 chromosome 11, MsV1, whole genome shotgun sequence DNA window CCTAGTTCACTCCCAAACATTTTTCTCAGCTAATGAAAATACACTCTTAATATTAATGCTAATTACCTAAATTAAAATTTCAAACTTAATAACATTGATGGTAACATTCTTTCATAACCCATTCGATATCGTTGATTGATTAGCTGAGTTATTTATCTTATTATTACATAGTCAAATATTGTATAGTTTGTACAAATTTTAAGTCAAATCATAGGCGGCTCTTAACAAATTCATTTGAATGTTGTACTTTGTAATTCATTTTTTAAAGGACTCTTCGGGCCAAGGCATACTTATATCCTCATCTGGCCATCTTGTTTAAAACATTGCGACTTAAATTAGGCTAATTGGATATTGCATTTTGTTTGATATTCTCTACtataaaagaaaaacttataaaaaaaaaactattatctTTCTTTCATCTACAAAAACCAATTATCGATCCATAACAACAGTAAGTTGTGAACTCACTTAGTTCTTTTATGTTTACCTTGATCATCAAATACATGATTTATAAGCTTACCTCCTATTTTGCAACAATCAAGCTATTTAACACATTGTTGGTATTTCATAAATGCACTAAATATATTGAAATTAtttttcatcatatatatatagtcaAATATTGTATACTTTGTACAAATTTTAAGTCAGATCATAGGCGGCTCTTAACAAATTCATTTGAATGTTGTACTTTGTAATTCATTTTTTAAAGGACTCTTCGGGCCAAGGCATACGTATATCCTCATTTGGCCATCTTGTTTAAAACATTCCCTCTTAAATTAGGCTAATTGGATATTGCATTTTGTTTGATATTCTCTACTATAAAtgaaaaacttagaaaaaaagaTATTATCTTTCTTTCATATGCAAAAACCAAATATAGATCCATGACACCAGCAAGTTGTGAACTCACTTAGTTCTTTTATCTTTACCTTGATCATCAAGTACATGATTTATAAACTACCCTCCTATTTTGCAACAATCAAGCTATTTAACACATTGTTGGTATTTCATAAATGCACTAAATACATTGAAATTAtttttcatcatatatatatatatatatatatatatatatatggaaatggttctatgcagtcgagctcatggtaacttcccataaggtcgagctgtgtgggccccatcgtgatgcgtgtcaaacatcaacaccatataTTTGattggtcccctttaaattatgggatatcccaaaaatcagccttatacggaactcaggtgcgccataccatctaaaatcacgtgaagatatgcctaaacatataaaatcacttggtggggcccacataaaatttggatgcatctgaaacttagtctgacccctcatccaagtgggacacacttaatggatgggctggatttgtggtcggtgggcccaacaaatgattacgaatgttttaatgggagagaaacccctctcaacttttgtacgtggtgtggcccacaaaaatcttCGATTGACTTGTTTTTTAAGCCAGAGGCCCACCATGGTATGTTTGCATCTggctaatggggtagatgtttgacactcatcatagtggggcccacacaggtcgacctcatgggaagttcccatgagatcgacCGCATTGAACCATTGcccatatatataaaatccagCTTTATTCAATCTTTTTACGTTCTATCAAAACTACGACGTACTGACTTATTTATCAAACCTTTAAACAAATATTCATTTTAAAACTTAACCATCCTATAAGGTGGGCTAAGTTGGGTATTCATAATCTTCACCTTTCAATTTGAGGGAGAGTATTAGTGAGTatgttattatatattttttattaaatcttTTATTACTAAATCCCTTTCAATCTTAGAATAATCATAGATTAGGCATTGCCTAAAATAAATTGTAACATCTttatatatacttatcttctcaACAAAATACACGGAAATTCCTAACTTTACAAAGTATTTGAACCAATCACAACCACTGCCGCCTATCTCATTATTcacatcacgtggaccccacctcatgGACGTCTTACCTAAACCACACGTATACGAACGAATGATGGAAGTACAGTCAACGTAAATTTATCACTCTATCAAATCTCCTTCAAGTTGGACTTTTGTAAGTCCAACCGACTAAGTTTTTAGATAACGTGATGTGTCCCCCAGCTGACAAGGAGAAAGATTGTCAACCTTGTGACATTATTTTTTTGGATTGTCTTATTTAAACAGTACTGTTGGTGGACcgtcatttaactaacattgaaatatccaaaccattgataagatgGGCCTTATCTTAGATGGCCAACGAACTAACCTTctgaacggttaggatcattttTACAAGTGGGAGATTTTTGCTGCGTGGGGACCGTATTACAAAAGATTTAGATCACTAAACATGGCCCCACTTTTATAAGATTTTGTtctatgatgtagagcgggtcgcagacagtttcatggccaagatggatcataaatggcccggtcgacaacaaaagtgatctagaccgtcaaaCCTTAAATCCGGTGTCTCTCGCAATTTGGAATGACTTATCAGACataaaatatttgattttggggtaTAATGAGCTACTCTAGCCACCCAACCGCGCTACACCGTGTTATGcaagccgaatttgtgaaataccccgagtggttgtttccctattttaattccatttttactataaatgataagttttagtttgattataactcatcATCCGTTGCGCACTCTTCATTCATTGCGCCCAACACGAAAAACCTtacaataattaggagaatagatGGGTAAAGTCAAGTAAGACACTTATTATATTTGTCAAAAAATCtcgtgcactagtagacatcacgatcatctataaatagtaagtttactatttatagtaagatgCGAATTCTAGGAATTTTAGTTACAGTATGATTCTAAAATTTCTATTATTATTgtgtatccctatttaaagggttgtgaactcgttcatttcatttatcaatcaattatgaatttattagaatttatttctattttcttgatttcttttcttgtggattcagTGAGGAGTCTTGAGAAGCTCCatgaatttggagtagttatccttgacgaagacggtgatcgatctcatcatgttcatccctgcatcattctataatccaaaccgttgatgtgaTGAGTAGAATGTGCGTCCCTTTTTGTTGAATCTACACCATTGTTGTACCATCTTTCAAAACTCTTTAGTTGTTGGCCACcatttgaagggttaggattctttTAATATGGAGGGTTTCACGTGAGCAGAGTGGAGCCTATCCGATCAACAGTTTGTATCACCGAACCACCGATCGCTGTTGGGTAAACTAACTGTCGGCGCATTCTTTTCATCTCCTTTCGAATCGTGAGGATGTTTTGGCCATTGTTTTATGCATCCTTTGAATTTCCTTCAATTATTGGAATTTTCTAGTCGAACACGTGGGAAATACAGGCCGAATTATTGCAGCGACAACTTCATGATTTCCACATGATTGGATGCCCCACCTTGTGAAATGACAAAACTTTCCCTGAATATCCAATATTcccgaagcggattggctagtgtacctcacaccatctatataactgacgtcagcaagttttgtaggtctgatcatgaggtatgtgttatatccaaaccgtccattcatttggagagctcatcttaaggcttgagacgaaaattaagacagatctcactatcaagtcgaccacactgcaaaaagcagtgggggattgaacgtctactagtAAAACCTTATATGGGGTCACaggagttttagatcaatatgaaatttgtttttcttcttaattcaggtttttttttaccttatgaacagattggatggaaaatatacgttatggtgggccctacgaattgtttaacggtgaaaatcattatctccgctgctatttgtggtgtggtccagttgatctttggatatgattcattttttggataatgctctaaaatgatatctaaaaatagatgaacggtatagatataataaatacatcaatgtgggcccatgtaactttgatctcctttgaaccgttggtacaactcggagctcgaggagcgtcagtgctcgtcttcgcacgacacgtacctacagcagctgtatagctgctgtatggtacaccagccaatccgggagcggattggctactccccctgacaccagcctcgtggctggtggtgggtgctctgtgggccccaccatgatgtatgtgtttcatccattccgttaatccatttttacagataattttaaggcttgatacaaaacattatagggatataaatcttaggtgggccacaccacaggacaagaataatgaatggatattcacaattaaaatccttctaaggcccactgtactgtttatttgacatccaatctgttgatttggtcataaagacccagattaaggttaaaaaataaatatcagcttgatccaaaacttttatggcccccaaaacgtttttaatggtcaaaattcattcaacactgtttcctgtaatgtggtccacttgagattgagatgtacttcatttttttaatcacatcataatatgatatataaaaacagatggacagcatggatgacacacagacatcatggtgggccccacagaacaccgaccaccagccaatggctggtgtcagggggagtagccaatccgttcccagtcaatccgcttcccaataTTCCTGATTTCAGTTTGTACTAGCGGGCCCAAAATCACGGTGAAAAGACTCGGCGACTTGGACCGAATCATTCCCTCCTGAATGAATCAGGACTCGCTCAAGGAGGGGTGAATCAGTGAGGTGACTCGTGGTGTCGAACAGAATCGAGTCCGATTCGACTCGGACGAGTTGCACAGGACTCGCGTGAGTCCTAAACCCAACATGCTTTTGAGGTGGGATTGGGCCAAGCTAAATGGTTAGTAGGTCCGACCCGGGCTAAGGATATGATCCGTTAAAGCAAATAGCTTGGGTTGAACTGTACCTGATCAtggtgggttgggtcgggtcggttGGGCCCACCCCATTTACAATTATAAGAATCAGGTTGGATTGATCATGGGGCTTGATGAATTTTTGAGTGGGTCAAGTAGAATCAAAGGGTAACGGGCCGTGGGTCAGGTTTGGGCAAGAATTCTTGGCCGACTTAGTAGATGGGTCAGGCTTGGACTGACATCAACctagcccaaacccaacccattactAGAGCTGCACAGCTTTGTTCGGTTTGGCCAGCATCCTACCTCAACTCAAGTTTGGCTCAACTTGATCCTCAAGCATGACTGGCTAGGTCAGCTCAATTCAGTCAGAAGCTCAGGCTAGTTTGGGCTGAGTTCAAGTTCGagctttcgagccgagtttgaattAGGAAGGACGGCCAACTgctcgaagagagagagagagagagagagagagagatatttaaAATTTCGAGGGAGGGCCGGTCGGATCAATTggggcgaaaaaaaaaaaaggaaaaggaatttGAGAGGGAGAGGGCCGATCGGGTTGACTAAGGTGAAAAAaaggtatgtgtgtgtgtgtgtgtgtgtgatgtatatagactgagcaaagtcGAGCCGAACCAAGTCAATTTCAAGTCCATCTTGCGTCAACTTGAGCTCAgttcaaattttttttagaactaaaaaataaaataaaaagacatGACTTCACCCAAACCCAGCTTTGGATCCAAACCTACTTGAGTGagataaccgagctagcttgCTTCGTGTATAGCTATACCCCATTGCCGCCCCTACAATTCAGTGATTCAAGAAGACCATCACAGTGTACAGAATACAAATAAAACATCTACAAAAAAAGTGCCTACAGGGCAGCTAAGGATCATCACATCATGTGCtaacacatgggacccacatgcagAGATGGTCTGATGATCACAACCAGCCATCTTATGGATGAATCTTGCCTGCCCAATAATCACACCGAAATGATGATCTCAACCTTTGATTTTCAGAGTTGAATCATGAGCCAGCGGATTCTTCTCTGAGATctcaatcacagtgggccccacaaagatctAATACTGAACTTATGCGATCATTCCCCACCAAGTTTATTATGATAGCAAAAAACACATTAAACAAACATCACCCAGTAAGCAAATTTCACATCAGTAATTCTACAAAACCCATGCACAGCTCTAGATAGACACGACCACATGTCTAGCACATGTGTGGCGAGTCCGACACgtgcttcaggtgggccacattgaaggcGGATAGCactgacccaaaaatgaggccagtATACTCATCATGTTGATCAAACCTGCATACTGAACGCCGAACATCTTCATTTTCTCCCACAACTCTCATGATCCAAGTCATatgcatggtgggggccacctgatCAACGGGCTTTGATAACACAGacatgccaggttggcatgtagAGGTCCATGTGGAAGTAATGTGTAGGCTGAGCAATGCTATATAGATCATTTCTTCAATCACTCAACTGGTTTTCAATAGTAGGAAGCTCTCTTCAGTTTCACTCTCCGACTGGCACTGCATTCTCTGATTGCAGCAGATTATCAGATTCGATATAAGGCCTTATGAAGGTCCTCCTCCACCAGACTTCAAAGGCCCGCCGAAGATTCGGGCAGTTATCGCCAACCTTCAAGAAATTGCCCAACCATGCAAGCAAAATGCTCTGCTGATCTTCCATTGGCAGTGTCAGAATGGTCCGCCCGATCCCATCTTCCACCATCTTCCCATCAAACGATCTGCACCCATGCTGTAACCAGCTGTAATCACTGATCAACGGCTGCAACCATGTTTCTAACAAAAGCTTCCTTGTGTCCTTTGATGGAAGCACCTCGCCCCTTCCAATCCCAACCAAAAGCCTCGCCGTAATGCAGCTAACTGGGTGGCGGTCCACAATTGCCAGCTTTGAATGTAGAGTGGCCAGCTCATGTTGGGTGGTCCACATCGCCACAAACTCATCGGCCGCTTGCTGGCCGTACAAAATCTCGACCAACCATAGGAGATTATCAGCCTCTAAGGCTACCTGCCGTGCCATGGAACCTTTGCCATCCATGGATTTTTCGGTGGACCTAGATTCAGCTGCTTGCCTGAACAAAACCAACATCGAATCTAGGCAACTGCGGCACGAATCATATATATTTTCATTGCAGATGTTGGAAGCAGCATCGTACGTGAGATTATTTTCCTGTAGCAGCTTTGATACTAAGGATTTCATCTCCCGCCGACCTCTATCCTCATTGCTTTTGAGAATGAGTTGCATTATGTGGGCGAGTGTATCATTTGGGGGGTTCGAGTTATCAGGAATGACCCGTTTCAGTACCGGGCTGACTCCATTACGATTGCTTCGGAGGCGTTGGATGGATGATACAACCTTCTCTTCATCTTCGTCAACCCAAGGGACAGCTTCCAGGTATTCCAAGCACAACTTTGTGCAGATATCGAAGCCGATCGATTCTGCAATCTGTGGAATATGGACATTTTCGTGTTTTCGCAGGTTATACAGAGAGAGAAAACAGAGATTGTGAGATAGGATCAGGTAATGAGATATTCAAGTGACGATACAGTTGCATAATGGCAGTGAAGAAGGGGAGATTGTGCATTGAGATCAGTTCTTATGACACTTCTTCATGTGCGATTGAGCATGCCAACCTGACTACCGTGTGCAACATCTGAACCGtgcatccagtggaccacaccatgtgaacgGCCAGCCTGGTTCAAAACTAAGGCAactcaactcatcaggtgggccacaaacaaggGAAGGTTTGAAAGAACACCCCACAGGCATGGTATCCAACCAAGCTGAAACAACCTCATCTTTCCGCCAGGCcattaactgtggggcccacctgatgcacagcTCAGATGTCAAACATATGACAGATTGGTAGATTGCCCTGTTTGGAGGTGTGCATAGAGTTAGGAAACTTAAATTTGAGTACAGCCATTTTGTTTCAAAGAAAGGGAAATtgagataaaataaaaatgcattacCTTCGCAGACACCACATAAAAAAATGTCAACAAACATGGCTACTTAGTATTGAATTTTACTCAGTTTAGGGTGTctttgattgcaccaaatatcatgaaatttcatgttaTTCTACACTAAACTAGACTgaataatcatgaaatatcatgatatttggcgcAGCCAAATAGACCCTTACTCAAAAGTCAAAATGATTACAAAGTAGTAGCAGTTTTGTAATTTGATCAATGCAAAAGCTTCTTCAGATCGAATATTGGAGTTGGTGAAATTCTGGATAAGAATCCATCCATATGGTCATTTAGAAATGGTGGCAAAAGATGCAATATGCAGATCGTTTAAGATTTTTAGGATTATCAAATGGCTACTTAGGTTGCCAGCTGATATTATACTATGGCCTTGTTTGCTTGGATTTTGTCCATGATTCAATTACAGGCCAGTTCGGATGTGCCTAAAAATGCAGATGAGATCAGGGCTGCAACTTTTCAGGTTGGTTTAGGCCGGAAACTGCCAATACAATATGAAATCGGGTTGAGCAAATTCGGGTCATGTTAGGCTTCTTGGGAATAGTCACATGTACCTGGGTCGGGTTTGGTTGGGTCGATTTAAGGTTTGAGTACAAAGGAAGTCAGGTTGGGCAGATTGGGTTGGAATTCAGGTGAGGTTGGGTTGCAGGTTGAGTCCTCTTGAGGTCGGggtgggcttgggttgaccctcaacccgacccgacccacgCTAGTTGCAACCCAAGATGAGACCACCCAGAATAAGAATAAGATGCTAGCTAGTCCTAGCCATTATCATCTCATTTAGGTTTTAAGATGcacatctagccatccacatTGAGGGATGCATGAAACAGATTAGCTCCCCCAAAATGCGGATGTGCGGATGTGCCTTGGATGCGTTCCACATTCATGTGTACATCCAAACAGCCCATCTACCTACCACACAGAAATCAAGTGACGGAATCAGTTAGTGTATTCTTGAAATGGAACAATCTTAAGTGTGCTCGGGCTATCTTTGGATGCATAAATGAATTTGACTCTGAATATTTGCTTTAATTGAGAGGAAATGGCAAAAAGTATGTGTAATGAGGAATGGAAGTAGCCTTCACATTGCAGTTAAATtcttttcaagtccaacttgagcATATCGTAATTGCAGTTTGGATATCAGATCCTCGATATGAATGATAACAAAGGAaatcatgatttatttatttttttctattttgttagATGACAAGTATTACAACTTCAAAGTAACTTAAGGGCTCATTTTGCAGTTGGATTTGAAATCGTGTGGAATCAGGTTGATTTTAGTCCATACAGAATCGAGTACATTTAAAATCATAGATCTGTAGTGGGAGTTCAAAAAAAGCTCTTCTGCCTCTCAAATCCAAATCCCTCTAATTCTCTTCTACCAAACGACCAGAAAACAGCAAATCCCCACAATCCCTCTGGTTATATGCTCCAAACAAACCCTAATTTCAGTTCAAACTCTAGATCCTCAATAAAGGAAATCACAATTTGGTTTTTTCTACTTTATTAGATTAATAATTGGATTTAATTCAATAATGCATCAAAACATAGCCACATTAGTGTATCTCGCACACTGACAACGTGGGTGGAATCCCAAACCGTCGATCAGGTATGCTGCCTCATGTTCACCTCTAAATTAAAATCATGACCATccagaactcaggtaggccacacccaaGGAAGTAGTTGGGATGTGACGCAAACCATCAGTTTTGTGCGgggtccaccgtggtgtttatacgccatccaatccatttatctgaTGTGCATCATCGGGATGAAAGAATTACCCAGAAATCAAAGTATTTCAAAACTCACCATACTATGCAAATTTAGAGGTTTTCAGGTATAATTTTAtggggtggcccatctgagtgttgaatcagcctgatctTTAGGATCAAGGATAAATAAGGGGTGATGCAgctgatggacgacatggatttcatgcatgttaataacaaagaagaagaagaagaagaaaaagaaaaaaaaaaaaaaaaaagaagaaagaaagaaagaaagaaagaaaaaaaaaaaaaaacagaactaTTTTGTTGAAGCAGGACTGTTCAATTCAGAACAGAATCGAAATTTGATCCATCAACCAAGCATGATAAAAATAGAAGCACTTTTCTTGTAAATTCAAAACACACATTCCGCTCTGGATCATGTACTGATAAATGACTAATTTGAATTTATCATATTTGCAAGAAATCGAAGAAAACTTGACGATTGTGTGAAATTACCTTGAGAATACGAAGCACATGCATAACGCTTTGCTTGATCAACCTCAGCTTAATATCTTTGCAATACATCAATCCTAAAGTCTCAATGTAAATCTCCACATCCTCACACTCCCCAATTTCAAGACATGATACTGGAGACTGTTGAGAGAGCTTATCAGCGAAAAAGCTGCTGCATTCCACAATCACATGCCTATGAACATTCATCTGCACGCAAAATCCACGCTTTCCATACAAAACTAACTTCAAATCACTCGTCATGGGATCACCAAACTCAACAGCCACCTTGCGCTGTGAATTCTCAACCTTGGTTTTCAGTCGTCGATCATCGTAAGCAGCCCTGGATCTTGATTGAGTGGGACCCTGTTTGGTCTCCTGTAAGTGTTTTTGTGCCATAACGGGGGAGGGTTTCTGCGATTGGGGAGGCGGTTTGTGTCTATTTTGAGAACTTTGTTGCCTTTTGAGAGTCTTCTGAAATACGACAAGGGATGGAC harbors:
- the LOC131218561 gene encoding BTB/POZ domain-containing protein At3g50780-like; this encodes MADFRVRRVEHCPTKLKNVPIAVTPEGFWCCPSLVVFQKTLKRQQSSQNRHKPPPQSQKPSPVMAQKHLQETKQGPTQSRSRAAYDDRRLKTKVENSQRKVAVEFGDPMTSDLKLVLYGKRGFCVQMNVHRHVIVECSSFFADKLSQQSPVSCLEIGECEDVEIYIETLGLMYCKDIKLRLIKQSVMHVLRILKIAESIGFDICTKLCLEYLEAVPWVDEDEEKVVSSIQRLRSNRNGVSPVLKRVIPDNSNPPNDTLAHIMQLILKSNEDRGRREMKSLVSKLLQENNLTYDAASNICNENIYDSCRSCLDSMLVLFRQAAESRSTEKSMDGKGSMARQVALEADNLLWLVEILYGQQAADEFVAMWTTQHELATLHSKLAIVDRHPVSCITARLLVGIGRGEVLPSKDTRKLLLETWLQPLISDYSWLQHGCRSFDGKMVEDGIGRTILTLPMEDQQSILLAWLGNFLKVGDNCPNLRRAFEVWWRRTFIRPYIESDNLLQSENAVPVGE